The Fusarium graminearum PH-1 chromosome 2, whole genome shotgun sequence genome includes a region encoding these proteins:
- a CDS encoding endo-1,4-beta-xylanase 2 precursor — protein sequence MVSFTYLLAAVSAVTGAVAAPNPTKVDAQPPSGLLEKRTSPTTGVNNGFYFSFWTDTPSAVTYTNGNGGQFSMNWNGNRGNHVGGKGWNPGAARTIKYSGDYRPNGNSYLAVYGWTRNPLVEYYIVENFGTYNPSSGAQKKGEINIDGSIYDIAVSTRNCAPSIEGDCKTFQQYWSVRRNKRSSGSVNTGAHFNAWAQAGLRLGSHDYQILAVEGYQSSGQATMTVSG from the exons ATGGTCTCCTTCACCTACCTTCTCGCCGCTGTCTCGGCCGTCACTGGCGCCGTCGCTGCTCCCAACCCtaccaaggttgatgctCAGCCTCCTTccggtcttcttgagaagcgcACCAGCCCTACAACTGGTGTCAACAATGGCTTTTACTTCTCCTTCTGGACCGATACCCCCAGCGCTGTCACCTACACCAACGGCAACGGTGGTCAGTTCAGCATGAACTGGAACGGCAACCGTGGTAACCACGTCGGTGGTAAGGGATGGAACCCCGGTGCTGCTCG CACCATCAAGTACTCTGGTGACTACCGCCCCAACGGCAACAGCTACCTCGCTGTTTACGGCTGGACCCGCAACCCTCTCGTTGAGTACTACATCGTCGAGAACTTCGGCACCTACAACCCCTCTTCCGGTGCTcagaagaagggtgagatCAACATCGATGGATCCATCTACGACATTGCTGTCAGCACTCGCAACTGTGCTCCTTCCATCGAGGGTGACTGCAAGACCTTCCAGCAGTACTGGTCCGTCCGCCGCAACAAACGATCCAGCGGATCCGTCAACACCGGTGCTCACTTCAACGCCTGGGCCCAGGCTGGTCTCCGCCTCGGAAGCCACGACTACCAGATCCTTGCTGTTGAGGGTTACCAGAGCTCTGGCCAGGCTACCATGACTGTCTCTGGATAA